In one Thermodesulfobium acidiphilum genomic region, the following are encoded:
- a CDS encoding sulfite oxidase-like oxidoreductase: MKKIISSDINRQDRLPPGQRWIEKPIVYDIKKVPEVDLPSFRFRIFGFVESELIMSFDEIKKLEPIELIADFHCVTTWSVKNILWEGVQTKELIKTCRPKENAKYVIVHCREGYTTNFPLSYLFEEDSIIAWKMNSMAIPRSNGYPLRIVIPKLYAWKSAKYVESIELVEQDIPGFWEERGYHMRGNPWLEERYQ; this comes from the coding sequence ATGAAAAAAATTATAAGTTCAGACATAAATAGACAAGATAGACTTCCTCCAGGTCAAAGATGGATTGAAAAACCGATCGTGTATGACATAAAAAAGGTCCCAGAAGTAGATCTGCCCTCCTTTAGATTTAGAATATTTGGTTTTGTAGAAAGTGAATTGATAATGAGTTTTGATGAAATAAAAAAACTCGAACCTATAGAACTAATTGCCGATTTTCACTGCGTTACCACATGGAGCGTAAAAAATATATTATGGGAAGGAGTACAAACAAAAGAACTCATAAAGACATGCAGGCCAAAAGAGAACGCAAAATACGTTATAGTACACTGCCGTGAAGGCTACACCACGAATTTTCCCTTAAGTTATCTTTTTGAAGAAGACTCTATAATCGCTTGGAAAATGAATTCTATGGCTATCCCGAGATCAAATGGTTATCCATTGAGAATCGTAATACCAAAGCTGTATGCCTGGAAAAGTGCTAAATACGTGGAATCAATAGAATTAGTCGAACAAGATATCCCAGGATTTTGGGAAGAAAGAGGGTATCACATGAGAGGCAATCCATGGCTCGAAGAAAGATATCAATAA
- a CDS encoding DUF445 family protein, translated as MKFDRVFFSLLIPYILLFIFGNLFKFELFLLIMPIFLGALVGYVTNVVAVWMIFNPKKKRFGYQGIVPKSKFEISERLSNVVEKELINHNSILNMLENKSERIKKSLVDFLYSLLNNDFGTAKECFKDKSSRFRSMIVRLYDKNLNNIVLFIDSIVLKILSNPLNKLVDLEKIRSEIITLRDEIKEKFDNLLVEKTLADVFGNENLDLVFKKIKQYLQNDFQEVLYSKLSEKRLNEIIPSSSLIVNFIISWLHTKLSDDEFVEKVASFIEEEIRASKKGIVEEALFFYANAFAPNYISDKIKKIIVTLRDEITSNEVIVEGIKSSVNDLMNKKVNEIITANNFFIFYEKVFIFFEPNIDDLRLKIYKLKILECFNYSVFEKVLFSLLNYLDENKEKIYFKNLYLSKRESFKTWLYEILSSDKANKKVHVIVEYILSKKIGNIVLFFENMGLDVELILKDVINRLYVYIKDWISLLISHVDVKLIVKEKIDSFSVDEMENLVFGIMDREFRIIELLGVPIGALLGIVQVVASLFK; from the coding sequence TTGAAATTTGATAGAGTATTTTTTTCTTTATTAATTCCATATATTCTTTTATTTATTTTTGGGAATTTATTTAAATTTGAACTTTTTTTACTCATAATGCCAATCTTTCTTGGTGCTCTTGTAGGATACGTTACTAACGTTGTTGCTGTATGGATGATATTTAATCCAAAAAAAAAGAGATTTGGTTATCAGGGAATAGTACCAAAATCAAAATTTGAAATAAGTGAAAGACTTTCAAATGTAGTTGAAAAGGAATTAATAAATCACAATTCCATTTTAAACATGCTTGAAAATAAATCTGAAAGGATAAAAAAATCTCTGGTAGATTTTCTTTATTCTTTATTAAATAATGATTTTGGAACTGCAAAAGAATGTTTTAAAGATAAATCTTCAAGATTTAGATCTATGATTGTAAGATTATATGATAAAAATTTAAACAATATAGTGCTTTTTATAGACTCTATTGTTTTAAAGATATTATCTAATCCATTAAATAAGCTTGTTGATTTAGAAAAAATAAGATCTGAAATAATAACTTTGCGAGATGAAATAAAAGAAAAATTTGACAACCTTTTAGTTGAAAAAACTTTAGCTGACGTATTCGGAAATGAAAATCTTGACCTGGTTTTCAAAAAGATCAAGCAATATCTGCAAAATGATTTTCAAGAAGTACTTTATTCTAAACTATCAGAAAAGCGTTTAAACGAGATAATACCCAGTTCAAGTCTAATAGTAAACTTTATTATTAGCTGGCTGCATACGAAGTTAAGCGATGATGAATTTGTTGAAAAGGTAGCATCTTTTATTGAAGAAGAAATTAGGGCTTCAAAAAAAGGTATTGTTGAAGAGGCTTTGTTTTTCTATGCAAATGCTTTTGCACCAAATTATATTTCTGATAAGATTAAAAAAATTATTGTTACATTAAGAGATGAAATAACTTCAAATGAAGTTATTGTTGAAGGCATAAAATCAAGTGTAAATGATCTAATGAACAAAAAGGTAAATGAAATTATAACAGCTAATAACTTTTTCATTTTTTATGAAAAAGTATTCATTTTTTTTGAACCGAATATTGATGACTTAAGGCTTAAAATATATAAACTAAAAATTTTAGAATGTTTTAATTATAGTGTGTTTGAAAAAGTTTTATTTAGTTTGCTAAATTATCTTGATGAAAACAAAGAAAAAATTTATTTTAAAAATTTATATCTTTCTAAAAGAGAAAGTTTTAAAACCTGGCTTTACGAGATTTTAAGTTCTGATAAAGCGAATAAAAAAGTTCATGTAATTGTTGAATACATCCTTTCGAAGAAAATTGGGAATATCGTTCTCTTTTTTGAGAATATGGGATTAGATGTTGAACTAATTTTAAAGGATGTAATTAACAGGTTGTATGTATATATTAAGGATTGGATATCTCTTTTGATATCCCATGTAGATGTAAAATTGATAGTGAAAGAAAAAATAGATAGTTTTTCAGTAGATGAAATGGAAAACCTTGTTTTTGGTATAATGGACAGGGAATTTAGGATAATAGAACTCTTGGGGGTTCCTATAGGAGCACTGTTGGGAATTGTCCAGGTAGTTGCGAGCCTTTTTAAATGA
- a CDS encoding HesA/MoeB/ThiF family protein produces MISKQFEKNVMTLGKENQIKLFHSTVSIVGMGGLGGFVLEHLVRLGVGHIKIVDKDIFEESNLNRQILSDNNSLGKPKVEIAKIKAKNINKKIIIDSFETEFNEDTADKILKGSNVAVDALDNNNSRSLLFRVAKSLGIPVVHAAVSMTSGEVKVFFPEDKIIDFKKNKGTEEHMGVISPTVAIAASIQAMEVVKILTNKGNVLKKGFYFDLMDNFYSVI; encoded by the coding sequence GTGATCTCAAAACAATTTGAAAAAAATGTAATGACATTAGGAAAAGAGAATCAGATAAAACTTTTTCACTCTACCGTGTCCATTGTTGGAATGGGTGGCCTTGGGGGCTTTGTACTTGAACACCTTGTCAGATTAGGAGTGGGTCATATAAAAATTGTAGACAAGGACATTTTTGAGGAGTCAAACTTAAATAGACAAATACTCTCAGATAACAACTCTCTTGGCAAACCAAAGGTAGAAATAGCCAAAATCAAGGCAAAGAATATAAACAAAAAAATTATAATAGACTCATTTGAGACTGAATTCAATGAAGACACTGCAGATAAAATATTAAAAGGTTCAAATGTGGCAGTAGATGCACTCGATAATAACAATTCCAGGTCACTGTTATTCAGAGTTGCCAAAAGCCTTGGTATACCCGTAGTCCATGCAGCAGTATCAATGACTTCTGGAGAGGTAAAGGTTTTCTTCCCAGAGGACAAAATAATTGACTTTAAGAAAAATAAAGGTACAGAAGAACATATGGGAGTAATTTCACCTACCGTCGCAATAGCCGCATCAATTCAGGCAATGGAAGTGGTAAAAATTTTGACAAATAAAGGCAATGTTCTAAAAAAGGGATTTTATTTTGATTTGATGGATAATTTTTATTCTGTAATTTAG
- a CDS encoding serpin family protein, with protein MKFLSFLLAFLFLISVQSSAYAVNELSSLAESNNTFAFNMLRELNSDKNIVFSPFSIYTALSIASLGAGGITREEFDKVLNNNLSLEQFHQSYKDIIDSASIGSNKFNIANAIWLDSGFQPEEDFLNSATNLFDSHIENLDFQQNPKDSSDTINSWIEQNTNGLIKNLLSPGSINSNTRMILTNAIYFKGNWEKAFNPKEDSDLNFYVTSDKPVKTTFMQQDGVFFYYENQSKKLLQLDYKGNSLSLVIILPEKNIDNFIKNLSDEEFRSLLRSTKPEMLDIKIPKFKFIFTSDLTKQLTDLGIKSAFTTNADFSGIAKSEDLYISDVVHQAYIDVNEAGTEAAATTSIGFVTTAYNPIPVKNFIADRPFIFAIMDNKTKTILFLGKILNPQ; from the coding sequence TTGAAGTTTTTGAGTTTTTTGTTAGCTTTTTTGTTTCTTATATCAGTTCAATCAAGCGCTTATGCTGTAAACGAGCTCTCAAGCCTTGCTGAAAGCAACAACACCTTTGCTTTTAATATGCTTAGGGAATTAAATTCAGATAAAAATATAGTCTTCTCGCCTTTTAGCATATATACGGCTCTTTCTATTGCATCTTTAGGGGCAGGTGGTATTACAAGAGAAGAGTTTGACAAAGTTCTAAATAACAATTTGTCTCTTGAACAGTTTCACCAGTCTTACAAGGATATAATAGATAGCGCTTCAATTGGATCAAACAAGTTTAATATTGCAAATGCCATATGGCTTGACAGCGGCTTTCAACCAGAAGAAGATTTTTTGAACAGTGCCACTAACTTATTTGATTCTCACATTGAAAATTTAGACTTCCAACAAAATCCTAAGGATAGCTCGGACACTATTAACTCGTGGATAGAACAAAACACAAATGGCCTTATAAAAAATTTGTTAAGTCCAGGCAGTATAAATAGCAATACTCGTATGATTTTAACCAATGCAATATACTTTAAAGGCAATTGGGAGAAGGCGTTTAATCCCAAAGAAGATTCAGATCTAAATTTTTATGTTACATCTGACAAACCAGTAAAGACAACTTTTATGCAGCAAGATGGAGTATTTTTTTATTACGAAAATCAATCAAAAAAATTATTACAGTTAGATTATAAAGGAAACAGTCTTTCTTTAGTAATAATTTTGCCAGAAAAAAATATAGATAATTTCATAAAAAATTTAAGTGACGAAGAATTTAGATCTTTATTAAGAAGTACAAAACCAGAGATGTTGGATATAAAGATTCCAAAATTCAAGTTCATTTTCACATCAGATTTAACCAAACAACTAACCGATTTGGGAATAAAATCAGCTTTTACTACTAATGCAGATTTCTCAGGCATAGCCAAATCTGAAGATCTTTATATTTCTGACGTCGTCCACCAAGCATATATAGATGTAAATGAAGCTGGTACAGAAGCTGCTGCAACCACATCTATAGGTTTTGTTACAACAGCTTACAATCCTATACCAGTAAAAAACTTTATAGCTGATCGCCCATTTATATTTGCAATAATGGACAACAAAACAAAAACAATTTTATTTTTAGGAAAAATTTTAAATCCACAATAA
- a CDS encoding DUF3373 family protein, protein MRKFSLFFALLFFFLLTSSAFAGPFSDVPANSWAYKAVQGLAAKGLVIGYGDGTFRGERTATRYEMAMVVARMLDMYEKGQNAQDQKIELNSNDIATLMKLAQEFKSELASLNVRVAALEKKAALDTVNFTGDARFRLAYRKQTFYALGEPYKVASLGYTTQNLPGTTINGSYVLPVVNGLYPSGAQTTKPLDKEDTFMRYYIRLNVNAPVADNITYTGRLTMEKNAGVNGTGDLSSPFGNPKTGAITSGYNDNDNRLFVERSFITWNLNPYPVTLLLGRLPTMVDGQYFNKFFLDSETEGAIVRFDLNNFLPQSNLSLAWVKFFDDGLITASNETYGLKDRDAYIASFKSKIFNAIGLEADYGTMPKFTYFSNNVTSISASNPQYGKYNWWTIQSDFNFYGINFWAGYEGTSVDMPAGIAGSSANYTYSGMNSVNGGAWRIGALYKLPVGYLWGDFYFGNNKWYNPVAFFYSSSDTSWKDFYQVWYILPIAKNTTLKFNYEYWKGKKPYATDVTNQVYYTFNPMQLDTDQRYYIQMDVSF, encoded by the coding sequence TTGAGAAAATTTTCATTGTTTTTTGCTCTATTATTCTTTTTTTTGTTAACTTCATCTGCATTTGCAGGGCCATTCTCAGACGTGCCTGCTAATTCTTGGGCATATAAGGCAGTGCAAGGCTTAGCAGCAAAGGGATTGGTCATTGGTTATGGCGATGGAACATTCAGAGGTGAGAGAACAGCCACCCGTTATGAGATGGCAATGGTAGTTGCAAGAATGCTCGACATGTATGAAAAAGGCCAGAACGCACAGGATCAAAAGATAGAGCTTAATTCTAACGACATCGCAACGCTTATGAAGTTAGCCCAAGAGTTTAAGTCAGAACTTGCATCTTTAAACGTCAGAGTTGCAGCACTTGAGAAGAAAGCAGCTCTTGACACAGTAAACTTTACTGGTGATGCAAGATTTAGGCTTGCCTATCGAAAACAAACTTTCTATGCACTTGGTGAGCCATATAAGGTTGCTTCTTTAGGGTATACGACTCAAAATTTGCCAGGCACCACAATTAACGGATCTTACGTGCTACCTGTTGTAAACGGTCTATATCCAAGTGGTGCACAAACTACAAAGCCCTTAGATAAAGAAGATACATTTATGCGCTACTATATAAGGCTAAACGTTAATGCACCAGTTGCAGACAATATAACGTATACCGGCAGGCTCACAATGGAGAAGAACGCAGGTGTAAATGGAACAGGCGATCTCTCAAGTCCCTTTGGAAATCCAAAGACTGGAGCTATTACTTCAGGATACAATGACAACGACAATAGGTTATTTGTAGAAAGGTCATTTATTACATGGAATTTAAATCCATATCCGGTAACCCTTTTGCTTGGAAGGTTGCCTACTATGGTTGACGGTCAATACTTCAATAAATTCTTTCTTGATTCAGAGACTGAAGGTGCAATAGTAAGGTTTGACCTGAATAATTTCTTACCACAGTCCAATCTTTCACTTGCATGGGTGAAGTTTTTTGATGATGGCTTGATAACAGCGAGCAATGAGACGTATGGCTTAAAGGATAGAGACGCCTATATTGCAAGCTTTAAGTCAAAGATTTTTAATGCTATAGGTTTGGAAGCTGATTATGGCACAATGCCTAAGTTTACCTATTTTTCTAACAATGTAACGTCTATTTCGGCTTCCAATCCTCAGTATGGAAAGTATAATTGGTGGACAATCCAATCTGATTTCAACTTTTACGGAATTAATTTCTGGGCTGGCTACGAGGGCACAAGCGTAGATATGCCTGCTGGAATTGCTGGTTCTTCAGCAAATTATACTTATTCTGGGATGAATTCTGTAAATGGCGGTGCTTGGAGAATTGGAGCATTGTATAAACTTCCTGTTGGTTATTTGTGGGGTGATTTTTATTTCGGAAACAACAAATGGTATAATCCTGTAGCATTTTTCTACTCTAGCTCTGATACCTCCTGGAAGGATTTCTATCAGGTATGGTATATACTGCCTATAGCAAAGAATACTACTTTGAAATTTAACTATGAATACTGGAAAGGTAAAAAGCCTTATGCTACTGATGTAACAAACCAGGTATATTATACTTTTAACCCAATGCAGCTTGATACCGATCAAAGATATTACATTCAGATGGACGTAAGCTTCTAA
- a CDS encoding ferritin family protein, whose protein sequence is MPDFGTPFAGLANKNKITNEELIRAIRFMVAAEYEAIQLYMQLAESTDNKLAKDVLIDIANEERVHAGEFLRLLKELSPDEEKYYEEGAKEVEEMIEKNK, encoded by the coding sequence ATGCCTGATTTTGGTACGCCATTTGCTGGACTTGCTAATAAAAACAAGATTACAAATGAGGAACTTATAAGAGCGATACGTTTTATGGTAGCTGCAGAATACGAGGCAATACAATTATATATGCAACTAGCTGAATCCACAGATAATAAGTTAGCTAAAGATGTTTTAATAGACATAGCTAATGAAGAAAGAGTGCATGCTGGAGAATTTCTAAGACTTTTGAAAGAATTGTCTCCAGATGAGGAAAAATATTATGAAGAGGGGGCAAAAGAAGTAGAGGAGATGATAGAAAAAAATAAATAG
- a CDS encoding DMT family transporter — protein MNNLFSNFLFFILIIIWSYTAIVTKVALLYIDPFELSLLRTLIGAMFLFVIVLSLKKLTIPKNIWLVIILGFLQNSLLMIFYNLALVQGGAGKVVLLIYSMPFWTILFSVLFLKEKFSILQEISFVLALLGLFFILKPWASHSDFFSYIAALLGGLSWAAANIVAVFIWRSKEKIDGINLSFWQMLFGFLGVFLFSFFVKISKPIEVNLTLVLALFFIGVLATGFAWFLWLYLLKNISPSVLGLTSLLVPIFSIIEAWYHLGEAPGENEIIGIFLILTALALIYLNNLIKLKRTKI, from the coding sequence ATGAACAACCTATTTTCTAATTTTTTGTTTTTTATTTTAATAATAATATGGTCTTATACAGCAATTGTTACTAAGGTTGCGCTTTTATACATTGATCCCTTTGAACTCTCTTTGTTAAGAACTCTTATTGGGGCTATGTTTTTATTTGTAATTGTGCTTTCTTTGAAAAAATTAACAATACCTAAGAATATATGGTTAGTCATTATCCTTGGTTTTTTGCAAAACTCTTTGTTGATGATCTTTTATAATTTAGCGCTGGTTCAAGGTGGAGCTGGAAAAGTAGTTCTTCTTATTTATTCTATGCCATTTTGGACTATACTTTTTTCTGTGTTGTTTTTAAAAGAAAAATTCTCTATTTTACAAGAGATATCCTTTGTTTTGGCTTTATTAGGACTATTTTTTATTTTGAAACCATGGGCCTCACATTCTGATTTTTTTAGTTATATTGCTGCTTTATTAGGGGGATTATCATGGGCTGCAGCAAACATTGTTGCAGTTTTTATATGGAGAAGTAAAGAAAAGATAGATGGTATTAATCTTTCTTTCTGGCAGATGTTATTCGGTTTTTTAGGTGTTTTTCTTTTTTCTTTTTTTGTTAAAATATCAAAACCAATTGAAGTTAACTTAACTCTCGTTCTTGCTTTATTTTTTATTGGAGTTCTTGCAACTGGTTTTGCCTGGTTTTTGTGGCTATATCTTCTAAAAAATATTTCTCCTTCAGTATTAGGATTGACTTCTTTACTTGTTCCAATTTTTTCAATCATTGAGGCGTGGTATCATCTTGGGGAAGCTCCTGGAGAAAATGAAATTATAGGGATATTCCTTATATTAACAGCATTAGCGTTAATTTATTTAAATAATTTAATAAAACTTAAAAGGACAAAAATTTAA